One genomic region from Zetaproteobacteria bacterium encodes:
- a CDS encoding PilT/PilU family type 4a pilus ATPase gives MAIEEPQRLSIRKLLKIMVELDASDLYVTAGMPPGYRVKGGVQRVGDHDLSPVDTEQLANSVMSGKQKARFSSEMEMNLSLSYPGIGRFRVNIFRQMGAIGMVIRKIATTIMTIDELNLPEVFKDIAMSARGLVIMVGGTGSGKSTSLAAMIDWRNSHQAGHIITIEDPVEYVHQHKKCVITQREVGTDTLSFHAALKNTLRQAPDVILLGEIREAETMEQAIEFAETGHLAMATLHANNANQAIDRIINFFPEEKHQQVYMNLALNLRAILSQRLVRTVDGKRAAAIEILINTPRIADLILKGEVGEIKEAMAAGGEQYGMVTFDQALLKLWREGRISETEALRNSDSPNDLRLKMKMARLEASGDGDGKSVADKLLEKGEGDDAPKLSI, from the coding sequence ATGGCGATAGAAGAACCACAAAGGCTGAGCATCCGCAAACTGTTGAAGATCATGGTCGAGCTCGATGCCTCCGACCTCTACGTCACCGCCGGCATGCCGCCGGGCTACCGGGTCAAGGGGGGGGTGCAGCGGGTCGGCGACCACGACCTGAGTCCGGTCGATACCGAGCAGCTGGCCAACTCGGTGATGAGCGGCAAGCAGAAGGCCCGCTTCTCCAGCGAGATGGAGATGAATCTCTCGCTCTCCTACCCCGGTATCGGCCGTTTCCGTGTCAACATCTTCCGTCAGATGGGGGCGATCGGCATGGTGATCCGCAAGATCGCCACCACCATCATGACCATCGACGAGCTCAACCTGCCGGAGGTGTTCAAGGATATCGCCATGAGCGCGCGCGGACTGGTGATCATGGTCGGTGGCACCGGTTCCGGGAAGTCGACCTCGCTGGCGGCGATGATCGACTGGCGCAACTCCCATCAGGCCGGCCACATCATCACCATCGAGGATCCGGTGGAGTATGTCCACCAGCACAAGAAGTGTGTCATCACCCAGCGCGAGGTGGGGACCGACACCCTCTCCTTTCATGCGGCGCTCAAAAACACCCTGCGTCAGGCGCCGGACGTGATCCTGCTCGGCGAGATCCGCGAGGCGGAGACGATGGAGCAGGCGATCGAGTTCGCCGAGACCGGCCATCTGGCCATGGCCACGCTCCATGCCAACAACGCCAATCAGGCCATCGATCGCATCATCAACTTCTTTCCCGAGGAGAAGCATCAGCAGGTCTACATGAACCTGGCGCTCAACCTGCGCGCCATCCTCTCCCAGCGGCTGGTGCGGACGGTCGACGGCAAGCGGGCGGCGGCGATCGAGATCTTGATCAACACGCCGCGCATCGCCGATCTGATCCTCAAGGGGGAGGTGGGCGAGATCAAGGAGGCGATGGCCGCCGGCGGCGAGCAGTACGGCATGGTCACCTTCGATCAGGCGCTGCTCAAGCTGTGGCGTGAGGGGAGGATCAGCGAGACGGAGGCGCTGCGCAACTCCGATTCGCCCAACGATCTCCGGCTGAAGATGAAGATGGCCCGGCTGGAGGCGTCGGGCGACGGCGACGGCAAGAGCGTGGCCGACAAACTGCTGGAGAAGGGCGAGGGGGATGACGCCCCGAAGCTGTCGATTTGA
- a CDS encoding type IV pilus twitching motility protein PilT, with translation MDISELLAFSVKNGASDLHISAGEPPMIRIHGEMTRIKVPPLENREVQTMVYDIMNDNQRKTFEEELELDFSFALGDIARFRVNTFWQHRGMSAVFRTIPTEVLTLEQLKCPPIFKELAMAPRGICLVTGPTGSGKSTTLAAMINHRNENDKGHILTIEDPIEFVHKTKNCLISQREVGPHTKSFANALKGALREDPDVILVGEMRDLETISLALSAAETGHMVFGTLHTSSAPKTMDRIIDVFPAAEKDMVRAMLSESLRAVISQTLLRTADGKGRVAAHEILIGTPAVRNIIRENKLPQLVSVMQTGQREGMQTLDMCLQELLAKRKITKQAALEKAQNKKLFGG, from the coding sequence ATGGATATCTCTGAACTGCTTGCCTTTTCGGTCAAGAACGGGGCGTCGGACCTGCACATCTCGGCCGGCGAGCCGCCGATGATCCGCATCCATGGCGAGATGACCCGGATCAAGGTGCCGCCGCTGGAGAACCGGGAAGTGCAGACCATGGTCTACGACATCATGAACGACAACCAGCGCAAGACCTTCGAGGAGGAGCTGGAGCTCGACTTCTCCTTCGCGCTGGGCGACATCGCCCGCTTCCGCGTCAACACCTTCTGGCAGCACCGCGGCATGTCGGCGGTCTTCCGCACCATCCCCACCGAGGTGCTGACGCTGGAGCAGCTCAAGTGCCCGCCCATCTTCAAGGAGCTGGCCATGGCGCCGCGCGGCATCTGCCTGGTGACCGGTCCGACCGGTTCGGGCAAGTCGACCACCCTGGCGGCGATGATCAACCACCGCAACGAGAACGACAAGGGGCACATCCTGACCATCGAGGATCCGATCGAGTTCGTCCACAAGACCAAGAACTGTCTGATCAGCCAGCGCGAGGTCGGGCCGCACACCAAGTCGTTCGCCAATGCGCTCAAGGGGGCGCTGCGTGAGGATCCCGACGTCATCCTGGTCGGTGAGATGCGCGATCTGGAGACGATCAGTCTGGCGCTGTCCGCGGCGGAGACCGGCCACATGGTCTTCGGCACGCTGCACACCTCCTCCGCGCCGAAGACGATGGACCGCATCATCGACGTCTTCCCCGCCGCGGAGAAGGATATGGTGCGGGCGATGCTCTCCGAGTCGCTTCGGGCGGTGATCTCGCAGACGCTGCTGCGCACCGCCGACGGCAAGGGGCGGGTGGCGGCCCACGAGATCCTGATCGGTACCCCTGCGGTGCGCAACATCATCCGTGAGAACAAGCTGCCGCAGTTGGTCAGCGTGATGCAGACCGGCCAGCGCGAGGGGATGCAGACGCTGGACATGTGCCTGCAGGAGCTGCTGGCCAAGCGCAAGATCACCAAGCAGGCGGCGCTGGAGAAGGCCCAGAACAAGAAGCTCTTCGGCGGCTGA
- a CDS encoding diguanylate cyclase, which produces MYRFPVLIADDDATARVRLSHLLDQFGYRVVVCNDGAEAWRAIHRPDAPHLLLLDWMMPGMDGVEIIRRLRGEEDAQSGYFYTLLLSARDDPEDVVAGLEAGADDYLIKPCHKAELQVRLRAGRRILALQQQLLDARDRLAREAKTDALTGVDNRREIERMLRHELDRAWREGRPLALAMLDIDFFKKVNDTYGHLAGDEVLRETARRLRGCLRSYDRIGRYGGEEFLLLFPGDDAGDARQLAERLRSSVAAAPVDSSAGVIPVTVSIGVCALPAGVACEPQRLIDAADRMLYRAKEGGRNRVEVTRLEEEARQGCAAAAEG; this is translated from the coding sequence ATGTACCGTTTTCCGGTCCTGATCGCCGATGACGACGCCACCGCCCGCGTGCGGCTGAGCCATCTGCTCGATCAGTTCGGGTACCGTGTTGTGGTCTGCAACGACGGGGCGGAGGCGTGGCGTGCGATCCACCGGCCGGACGCGCCCCACCTGCTGTTGCTCGACTGGATGATGCCGGGGATGGATGGTGTGGAGATCATCCGCCGGCTGCGCGGCGAGGAGGATGCGCAGAGCGGCTATTTCTACACCCTGCTGCTCTCCGCCCGCGACGATCCCGAGGATGTGGTCGCCGGCTTGGAGGCTGGTGCGGACGACTATCTGATCAAGCCGTGCCACAAGGCGGAGCTGCAGGTGCGGCTGCGCGCCGGCCGGCGCATCCTGGCGCTGCAGCAGCAGCTGCTCGATGCACGCGACCGCCTCGCCCGCGAGGCGAAGACCGATGCGTTGACCGGTGTCGACAACCGGCGCGAGATCGAGCGCATGCTCCGCCACGAGCTCGACCGCGCCTGGCGTGAGGGGCGGCCGCTGGCCCTGGCCATGCTCGACATCGACTTCTTCAAGAAGGTGAACGACACCTACGGCCATCTGGCCGGCGACGAGGTGTTGCGCGAGACCGCGCGGCGGCTGCGCGGTTGCCTGCGCAGCTACGACCGGATCGGCCGCTACGGTGGCGAGGAGTTTCTGCTCCTCTTTCCGGGGGACGACGCCGGGGATGCCCGGCAGTTGGCCGAGCGGCTGCGCTCGTCGGTGGCCGCGGCACCGGTGGACAGCTCCGCCGGGGTGATTCCGGTGACGGTGAGCATCGGCGTCTGCGCGCTGCCGGCGGGGGTGGCGTGCGAACCGCAGCGGCTGATCGACGCCGCCGACCGGATGCTCTATCGGGCCAAGGAGGGGGGGCGCAACCGTGTCGAGGTCACCCGGCTCGAAGAGGAGGCGCGGCAGGGTTGCGCCGCTGCCGCCGAGGGGTAG